CGACCTAAAAAGGAAGGAGCTCTGAACTCTTTCTCATAGATTTGCTTTTCTCTGAAGTGCAAAGAAAGTACGCGCATGTGTGTTCACGCCTTTAGGTCATGCTCGTCTCTTTTCGCGTGCAGAGAGCTGCAGACCTGCTGCCACAGTCGTTGTGTCTGGACGCTAATGTGTGTGGAGACCATGCCCGTGCGGGAGGCCGTAGACCAAGTGGGCGATGCCCAGATACCTCCTGGATCTCAGAAAAACCTCAAAAAAGTGGATCTGCCTGCTGAGGAGTATGCATCAAGCCACAAACCGCAATGGGATTATAGCATTTCCATCCTCGATTGCAGTTGGGCATCGTTCTCGAAAGTATCAGACGCGTCCCAGCAGTTCCTCGATGTGGGCTGCGGACCGGGAGACTTCACACGTGAGGTCCTCCTTCCCCGATACCAGCCGTGTAGCAGGATCGTCGGCATCGACTGTTCTCAGGAAATGATCGAGTACGCTCAACGTCACTCGGCCGGCGAGAGAATTGAGTTCCGCCAGCTGGACATATGTTCGGACGTTTCAAGTTTCTTGCAAGAGTTCGGCCACTTTGATCGAATCTACTCCTTCTTTTGCCTCAACTGGGCTGTAGACCTCACGGCAGCACTCAGGAATATAGCCCAGCTCTTGACACCAAACGGCGAATGCCTTCTTGTGTACTGCGCGTCTGTCCAGACTGCAGACGTCTGGAGGGGCTTAGCAAATATGAATCGCTGGGCTAAATATTCCGAGGTAAGTGCAAAATGCTTGTTATGACCATATCGGGTTTTTAAGAAGAGACACCGGCGTGTAACATGAGCTGTAGAAACAGGAATATTACGGAGTCACACCTAAGTGCAAAATGCTTGTTATGACCATATCGGGGTTTTAAGAAGAGACAGCGGCGTGTAACATGAGCTGCCGAAACAGAAATGTTGCGGAGTcacacagaaaacaaaatgggCAGAACAGGAAAATTTTTGCTCTAATACATATTAACATAGAACATATTACATAGAACATTTACATATTAGCATAGATACATATTAGGGGTAGAACGGCAGCCGAAACACTTAAAGCCTTTGAGGTTGACGTACTGTCTGAGAAGCGACATAGTTGCTGCGCCATTCTCGTCCTCAAAGCAAACTGGTTGCTCTCACTCCTTTTCTGTCGACTGAAAAGAGAGAGTGCACACGGGCCCCTTCAGCCTcagtcgaaacgcggccgccgcggtcgggtacacTGTCAGGGTACTCCGACTCCAATGGCCAGGCGCCGTAACCACCTATTGACTGAGCCACTAATGCAGGCGCAGCCTGGTGCTACTATGCTGCCATATTAGCAGACCTCGCCATTTTAAGGCATGGTCGATAGAACTGCGGGCTCCCAAAGCCTCGGGGCTTTGCTCTAAGACCAACTGCATGCACGACATGTGGATGACGGCTAAATAGGTATAAAAATAGTGTTACACGCATATTCTGAACGTCCGGTAGAGTTATGCCAGAAGCTAGCTTTGCTAAATTCAATGTCACTCACAACATCCGCACTTATGGTGGTTGAATAATTTTGTGTTCAGAATGGGTTTATATAGAAATGAAAGCTGCGCGGACTTGCGGAAATAGAGCAGGCCGCCAAGCGAACGTCCTTCGCCCGTCTTCAGCTTCTTCCCCTTGCACACGGTTCCCTCGTGCTGCTTTCTAATTTGGTGGTTGCACGGCGCGTGACAGTTTCCTTAGTGGAAGACAAATCTCGTCCTCGAGCGAGACAGTAACGCCGACGGTGGCGGCGCTTAAGACAAGACGATGGACTACTTAGGTCTTGCAAGTGTGGTGACCGTTTGTGGTACATTTCGCAATGACGTAGTTTACATCGCTCAATCGACTCACATGACGAAAGGCCCCAGAGCATCTAAACAAAAACTTCTGGAAGAACCCACGCTTGAGCATCACCATCCAGATCCATACAAAATATCCTGGCC
The genomic region above belongs to Amblyomma americanum isolate KBUSLIRL-KWMA chromosome 9, ASM5285725v1, whole genome shotgun sequence and contains:
- the LOC144104934 gene encoding juvenile hormone acid O-methyltransferase-like; its protein translation is MCVETMPVREAVDQVGDAQIPPGSQKNLKKVDLPAEEYASSHKPQWDYSISILDCSWASFSKVSDASQQFLDVGCGPGDFTREVLLPRYQPCSRIVGIDCSQEMIEYAQRHSAGERIEFRQLDICSDVSSFLQEFGHFDRIYSFFCLNWAVDLTAALRNIAQLLTPNGECLLVYCASVQTADVWRGLANMNRWAKYSEVLLKFIPDTQDMKDTCEMTSFMSRILLEAGLHPSVLEVPQSTLLRGWNEDDMLAVYLAVLPIAKMVSPEEKSELASAVRDQVRAVHGPNADKERYRNFVIKASRRES